From a region of the Microterricola gilva genome:
- a CDS encoding putative RNA methyltransferase has product MTLESLAEWLRCPHCGEPLLPQPPLAVRCEHGHSFDVNKRGYVNMLASGNRMIGDSPAMLDARQAFLDSGHYAAVREAVATFASLGLASGPQSVFDAGCGTGYYLGGVLAAQGHEASALAMDISPHAVARTVRGIGARCDGLVADTWQPLPVRDDAAGLIMTVFAPRNLPEFHRVLAPSGALLVVVPTAAHIGELRADGRALDIPAEKAERLVDDAAALFSLERRERVEYRAELNCAEAEQLVSMGPSAHHAADSPGTSSHELIATTVSVDVLLFRPVAH; this is encoded by the coding sequence GTGACCCTCGAGAGCCTCGCCGAGTGGCTCCGCTGCCCGCACTGCGGTGAGCCGCTGCTGCCGCAGCCGCCGCTGGCCGTACGGTGCGAGCACGGGCACAGCTTCGACGTCAACAAACGCGGCTACGTGAACATGCTGGCATCCGGCAACAGGATGATCGGGGACTCCCCCGCGATGCTCGACGCCAGGCAGGCCTTCCTCGACAGCGGCCACTACGCTGCGGTACGGGAGGCAGTGGCCACGTTCGCCTCCCTGGGGCTCGCATCGGGCCCTCAAAGCGTGTTCGATGCCGGCTGTGGCACTGGGTACTACCTCGGCGGTGTGCTCGCCGCACAGGGCCACGAGGCCTCGGCCCTGGCCATGGACATCTCCCCCCATGCCGTCGCCCGTACGGTGCGCGGCATCGGTGCGCGCTGCGACGGACTCGTCGCCGACACCTGGCAGCCCCTCCCGGTCCGCGATGACGCCGCAGGACTGATCATGACGGTGTTCGCGCCGCGCAACCTCCCCGAGTTCCACCGAGTGCTCGCCCCCTCCGGCGCCCTGCTCGTCGTCGTCCCGACCGCCGCGCACATCGGGGAGCTCCGCGCCGACGGCCGCGCGCTGGACATCCCGGCAGAGAAGGCCGAACGCCTCGTCGATGACGCGGCCGCGCTGTTCTCGCTGGAGCGCAGGGAACGGGTCGAGTATCGGGCAGAGCTGAACTGCGCGGAAGCGGAGCAGCTGGTCTCCATGGGGCCATCGGCCCACCACGCCGCCGACTCCCCCGGGACGAGCAGCCATGAGCTGATCGCCACGACCGTGAGCGTCGACGTCCTGCTCTTCCGCCCCGTCGCCCACTAG
- a CDS encoding DUF3043 domain-containing protein — MAKNQASNGSDPVTSDESTEETVSTVGKGAPTPTRKQQEAANKRPLVPGDRKEAAKAARAKSAEVRERARIGMANGEEKYLPMRDRGEQKRYVRDYVDARFSIGEFMIPVMFLVIILTFIPSPQVQTYGILALWAFFLIAVVDSVILGFTLTRKLAAKYGKDKVEKVRWYAAMRALQLRAMRLPKPQVKRFQFPS; from the coding sequence GTGGCAAAGAACCAGGCCAGCAATGGCAGCGATCCCGTGACCAGCGACGAATCCACGGAAGAGACCGTCTCGACGGTCGGCAAGGGCGCCCCGACGCCCACACGCAAGCAGCAGGAGGCAGCCAACAAGCGCCCCCTCGTTCCCGGCGACCGCAAGGAGGCTGCGAAGGCGGCCCGCGCGAAGTCGGCCGAGGTGCGCGAGCGTGCCCGCATCGGCATGGCCAACGGCGAGGAGAAGTACCTCCCGATGCGTGACCGCGGCGAGCAGAAGCGCTACGTGCGCGACTACGTCGACGCCCGCTTCAGCATCGGTGAGTTCATGATCCCCGTGATGTTCCTGGTCATCATCCTCACGTTCATCCCGAGCCCGCAGGTGCAGACCTACGGCATCCTCGCGCTGTGGGCCTTCTTCCTGATCGCCGTCGTCGACAGCGTCATCCTGGGCTTCACCCTCACGCGCAAGCTCGCGGCCAAGTACGGCAAGGACAAGGTCGAGAAGGTGCGCTGGTACGCGGCGATGCGTGCGCTGCAGCTGCGCGCCATGCGCCTGCCGAAGCCGCAGGTCAAGCGTTTCCAGTTCCCCAGCTGA
- the trpS gene encoding tryptophan--tRNA ligase, producing the protein MESFTATARRSADVADAVARNPERFRVLTGERPTGPLHLGHYFGTIRERVRLQQAGVDTFLVLADYQVITDRDTTAHVSGHVYGAVLDYLAAGMDPGLTTIFTHSAVPALNQLMLPFLSLVSEAELRRNPTVKAELAASGRALSGLLLSYPVHQAADILFCKGTLVPVGKDNLPHVEMTRVIARRFNERYGDVFPVPDALITSTPEVPGLDGRKMSKSYGNAFALSMTADETVAAIRRTRTDDVRRITFDPEHRPGVSALLSTAALCLGVQPTELADTVGDGGSGELKAFTATVVNEFLAPMRERRRRLAADDELVRAVLRRGNAAANRVAEATLTEVRQAMGTVY; encoded by the coding sequence ATGGAGTCATTCACCGCAACCGCGCGACGTTCAGCCGATGTCGCCGACGCCGTTGCCCGCAACCCCGAGCGCTTCCGGGTGCTCACGGGTGAGCGGCCGACGGGGCCGCTGCATCTGGGGCACTACTTCGGGACCATCCGGGAGCGGGTCCGCCTGCAACAGGCCGGCGTCGACACGTTCCTCGTGCTCGCCGACTATCAGGTCATCACCGACAGAGACACCACGGCACACGTCAGTGGGCACGTGTACGGGGCCGTGCTCGACTATCTGGCGGCCGGCATGGATCCGGGGCTGACGACGATCTTCACACACTCAGCAGTGCCGGCGTTGAACCAGCTGATGCTGCCGTTCCTCAGTCTCGTCTCGGAGGCGGAGCTGCGCCGGAACCCGACGGTCAAAGCGGAGCTCGCGGCGTCGGGCAGGGCGCTGAGCGGCCTGCTCCTCAGCTATCCGGTGCACCAGGCAGCCGACATCCTGTTCTGCAAGGGGACCCTGGTGCCGGTCGGCAAGGACAATCTCCCCCACGTCGAGATGACGCGCGTGATCGCGAGGCGGTTCAATGAACGCTACGGCGATGTCTTCCCGGTTCCGGACGCGCTGATCACCTCGACGCCGGAGGTGCCGGGGCTGGACGGGCGGAAGATGTCGAAGAGCTACGGCAATGCGTTCGCCCTGTCGATGACGGCCGATGAGACCGTTGCGGCGATCAGACGGACACGAACCGATGACGTTAGACGGATCACCTTCGACCCCGAGCACCGGCCGGGCGTGTCTGCGCTGCTTTCGACGGCGGCGCTGTGCCTTGGTGTCCAGCCGACCGAGCTGGCCGATACCGTCGGCGATGGCGGCAGCGGCGAACTGAAGGCGTTCACGGCGACTGTCGTGAACGAGTTCCTGGCGCCGATGCGCGAGCGGCGCCGCAGACTCGCCGCCGACGACGAACTGGTCCGCGCGGTGCTGCGACGTGGGAATGCGGCCGCGAACCGCGTCGCAGAGGCGACGTTGACGGAGGTGCGACAGGCGATGGGGACGGTGTACTAG
- the coxB gene encoding cytochrome c oxidase subunit II, producing MRNNRRLRWAAIPIAATLAVVLAGCTQAQLNGFLPGFVEGENPVTSNTSMVSGLWTTSWIVLLIVGLITWGLIIWAVIVYRRRKGQTGLPVQLRYNMPIEIFYTIVPLILVLGFFAFTARDQAAIEAPYAEPDVEIQVMAKQWAWDFNYINEDVYSPGIQAQPELDGEPGAINEAELPTLVLPVDQKIEIALDSRDVIHSFWVIDFLYKKDMFPGKTNYMYVTPTREGTYKGKCAELCGEYHSLMLFNVEVVSQDEYDDYIQSLRDAGQEGQLGFEYDRNQNLPGTGAPELKEDH from the coding sequence GTGCGTAACAATCGCCGACTCCGATGGGCTGCAATTCCAATCGCAGCGACGCTAGCCGTAGTTCTTGCCGGGTGTACCCAGGCACAGCTCAACGGCTTCCTCCCAGGATTCGTGGAGGGTGAAAACCCTGTCACGTCGAACACCTCAATGGTGAGTGGTCTGTGGACCACATCCTGGATCGTGCTGCTTATTGTGGGCCTCATCACATGGGGGCTCATCATCTGGGCCGTCATCGTCTACCGCCGTCGGAAGGGCCAGACTGGCCTGCCCGTACAGCTGCGCTACAACATGCCGATCGAAATCTTCTACACGATCGTTCCGCTCATTCTCGTGCTCGGCTTCTTCGCCTTCACCGCACGTGACCAGGCTGCGATCGAGGCTCCGTACGCCGAGCCCGATGTTGAGATCCAGGTCATGGCCAAGCAGTGGGCATGGGACTTCAACTACATCAACGAGGACGTCTACTCGCCCGGGATTCAGGCTCAGCCCGAACTCGACGGCGAGCCGGGCGCGATCAACGAGGCCGAGCTGCCGACTCTGGTGCTGCCCGTTGACCAGAAGATCGAGATCGCTCTCGACAGCCGCGACGTCATCCACTCCTTCTGGGTCATCGACTTCTTGTACAAGAAGGACATGTTCCCCGGCAAGACCAACTACATGTACGTGACCCCCACCCGTGAGGGAACGTACAAGGGCAAGTGTGCCGAGCTCTGCGGCGAGTACCACTCGCTCATGCTCTTCAACGTCGAGGTCGTCTCCCAGGACGAGTACGACGACTACATCCAGTCGTTGCGCGACGCCGGTCAGGAAGGCCAGCTCGGCTTCGAGTACGACCGCAACCAGAACCTGCCGGGTACCGGGGCGCCCGAGCTCAAGGAGGACCACTAG
- the ctaD gene encoding cytochrome c oxidase subunit I yields the protein MSTTTAPAPTSTPFAASKVERKGNILVKWITSTDHKVIGYMYLITSFIYFCIGGVMALIIRAQLFAPGLEIVATKEQYNQLFTMHGTIMLLMFATPLFAGFANVLMPLQIGAPDVAFPRLNAFAYWLFNFGSLMAVAGFLTPQGAASFGWFAYQPLASTTFSPGIGGNLWMLGLGLSGFGTILGAVNFITTIITMRAPGMTMFRMPIFTWNTLVTSILVLMAFPVLAAAMLAAAGDRVFGMHIYDPANGGVILWQHLFWFFGHPEVYIIALPFFGIVSEVFPVFSRKPIFGYKTLVYATIAIAALSVTVWAHHMYVTGSVLLPFFSLMTMLIAVPTGVKIFNWIGTMWRGSLTFETPMLWAIGFLVTFTFGGLTGVILASPPLDFHVSDTYFVVAHFHYVVFGTVVFAMFSGFYFWWPKWTGKMLNERLGKWHFWLLFIGFHTTFLVQHWLGVVGMPRRYASYLPSDGFTWMNELSTIGSMVLAASMIPFFLNVYITARNAPKVTVNDPWGYGGSLEWATSCPPPRHNFTSIPRIRSERPAFDLNHPEAALPIGVGPAKDAPDAPTFDAASERIK from the coding sequence ATGAGCACCACCACAGCACCCGCACCGACCTCGACGCCGTTCGCCGCGTCGAAGGTCGAGCGCAAGGGCAACATCCTGGTCAAGTGGATCACCTCCACTGACCACAAGGTCATCGGGTACATGTACCTGATCACCTCGTTCATCTACTTCTGCATCGGCGGCGTGATGGCTCTCATCATCCGCGCGCAGCTGTTCGCTCCCGGCCTCGAGATCGTGGCCACCAAGGAGCAGTACAACCAGCTGTTCACGATGCACGGCACAATCATGCTGCTCATGTTCGCGACGCCGCTCTTCGCCGGCTTCGCAAACGTGTTGATGCCGCTGCAGATCGGCGCCCCCGACGTGGCGTTCCCGCGTCTGAACGCATTCGCCTACTGGCTGTTCAACTTCGGTAGCCTCATGGCGGTCGCTGGATTCCTCACCCCGCAGGGTGCGGCATCCTTCGGATGGTTCGCATACCAGCCGCTCGCGTCGACGACGTTCTCGCCCGGTATCGGTGGAAACCTCTGGATGCTCGGCCTCGGCCTCAGCGGTTTCGGAACGATTCTCGGTGCCGTGAACTTCATCACGACAATCATCACGATGCGTGCACCCGGTATGACGATGTTCCGCATGCCGATCTTCACCTGGAACACGCTCGTCACCTCGATCCTCGTGCTGATGGCCTTCCCGGTGCTCGCCGCCGCGATGCTGGCTGCAGCCGGCGACCGCGTCTTCGGGATGCATATCTATGACCCCGCCAATGGTGGAGTGATCCTCTGGCAGCACCTGTTCTGGTTCTTCGGCCACCCCGAGGTCTACATCATCGCCCTGCCGTTCTTCGGCATCGTGTCCGAGGTCTTCCCGGTGTTCAGCCGCAAGCCGATCTTCGGTTACAAGACTCTCGTCTACGCGACGATCGCCATCGCGGCACTCTCGGTCACGGTGTGGGCTCACCACATGTACGTCACCGGCTCGGTGCTGCTGCCCTTCTTCTCGTTGATGACGATGCTCATCGCCGTTCCGACCGGTGTGAAGATCTTCAACTGGATCGGCACGATGTGGCGAGGCTCGCTGACCTTCGAGACTCCGATGCTCTGGGCGATCGGCTTCCTCGTCACCTTCACCTTCGGTGGTCTCACCGGCGTGATCCTGGCCTCGCCGCCGCTCGACTTCCACGTGTCTGACACCTACTTCGTCGTCGCGCACTTCCACTACGTCGTCTTCGGCACCGTCGTGTTCGCCATGTTCAGTGGCTTCTACTTCTGGTGGCCCAAGTGGACAGGCAAGATGCTCAACGAGCGTCTCGGCAAGTGGCACTTCTGGCTGCTCTTCATCGGCTTCCACACGACCTTCCTCGTGCAGCACTGGCTCGGCGTCGTCGGCATGCCGCGTCGTTACGCCAGCTACCTGCCGAGCGATGGCTTCACCTGGATGAACGAGCTCTCCACGATCGGCTCCATGGTTCTTGCCGCCTCGATGATCCCGTTCTTCCTGAATGTGTACATCACGGCACGCAATGCTCCCAAGGTCACCGTCAACGACCCGTGGGGTTACGGCGGATCGCTGGAGTGGGCCACCTCGTGCCCGCCGCCGCGTCACAACTTCACGTCGATCCCGCGCATCCGCTCCGAGCGGCCCGCATTCGACCTGAACCACCCGGAGGCAGCTCTGCCCATCGGTGTCGGCCCGGCCAAGGACGCTCCCGATGCGCCCACCTTCGATGCCGCGTCGGAGAGGATCAAGTAA
- a CDS encoding GNAT family N-acetyltransferase yields the protein MSEQRGASSVVSADSAFWTESWMPRERVETSAWLLRADRGVTNRANSAVPRGSADTAIEEFEAFYAERALPRIAQIPNHAPFSGLDGKLARRGYTLHTPTLVQLLRLRPEHAGVGGAAITDEPSAEWTASYLATDGRGDERADSVQLEIVGRSPARYLMSADSDVAVTRLSVHGDIAALSCMGVADAHRGRGHGAQLLRATLGEAAALGCSYVALQVAAGNVAALRLYGSAGFATVDRYHYRVGPVRG from the coding sequence ATGTCAGAACAGCGCGGGGCCTCCTCCGTCGTATCAGCCGATTCCGCCTTCTGGACCGAGTCGTGGATGCCGCGGGAGCGCGTCGAGACGTCGGCGTGGCTCCTCCGCGCCGACCGCGGCGTCACGAACCGGGCCAATTCCGCCGTGCCGCGGGGGAGCGCAGACACGGCGATCGAGGAGTTCGAGGCCTTCTACGCCGAGCGGGCCCTGCCCAGGATCGCCCAGATCCCGAACCACGCCCCGTTCTCCGGCCTCGACGGCAAGCTCGCCAGGCGCGGCTATACGCTGCACACCCCGACGCTGGTGCAGCTGCTCCGGCTGCGGCCCGAGCACGCCGGCGTCGGCGGGGCCGCGATCACCGATGAACCGTCGGCGGAGTGGACGGCAAGCTACCTCGCCACCGACGGCAGAGGCGACGAGCGCGCCGACAGTGTCCAGCTCGAGATCGTTGGCAGATCGCCGGCGCGCTACCTGATGAGCGCCGACTCCGACGTCGCCGTGACCCGGTTGAGCGTGCACGGCGACATCGCCGCGCTCAGCTGCATGGGCGTCGCCGACGCTCACCGTGGCCGCGGCCATGGCGCACAGCTGCTCCGGGCGACGTTGGGGGAGGCTGCGGCGCTCGGCTGCTCCTATGTGGCACTCCAGGTCGCCGCAGGCAACGTCGCAGCGCTCCGCCTCTACGGCAGCGCCGGCTTCGCAACCGTCGACCGCTACCACTACCGGGTCGGCCCCGTCCGCGGCTAG
- the erpA gene encoding iron-sulfur cluster insertion protein ErpA, with protein sequence MTDTSTTTAAEHGVGLSEAAAAKVKSLLTQEGRDDLRLRVAVQPGGCSGLIYQLYFDERQLDGDAVVDYDGVEVIVDKMSVPYLDGASIDFEDTIQKQGFTIDNPNAGGSCACGDSFH encoded by the coding sequence ATGACAGACACAAGCACCACGACCGCCGCCGAGCACGGAGTCGGCCTTTCTGAGGCTGCCGCCGCGAAGGTGAAGAGCCTCCTCACCCAGGAAGGTCGCGACGACCTGCGCCTGCGCGTCGCCGTGCAGCCTGGCGGATGCTCCGGCCTGATCTACCAGCTCTACTTCGACGAGCGCCAGCTCGACGGCGACGCCGTCGTCGACTACGACGGCGTCGAGGTCATCGTCGACAAGATGAGCGTGCCCTACCTCGATGGGGCTTCCATCGACTTCGAGGACACGATCCAGAAGCAGGGATTCACGATCGACAACCCCAACGCCGGCGGCAGCTGCGCGTGCGGTGATTCGTTCCACTGA
- a CDS encoding dipeptidase, giving the protein MSDTTKTPPNTHSQAPQDQAQIEAAVRESVELDLPRTIAELSALVRIPSVAWSAFDPAHVAASAEAVAELVRELGVFDTVEIKRAAIEGEAGDSDAGELGQPAVLATRAARNGRPTVLLYAHHDVQPPGDDADWDSEPYQPVVRGDRLYGRGAADDKAGIMAHVASVRSLIEAVGPDFDLGIALFIEGEEEFGSRSFANFLRDNRDALAADAIVVADSSNWDITTPALTVALRGNVTFKLTVRTLEHASHSGMFGGAVPDAMLATIRLLATLHDADGSVAVDGLRSHETVTPEYSEEQLRAETGLLPGVSPIGRGTILSRIWAQPTVTVTGIDAPSVANASNTLSPVVSVRVSSRVAPGQPASEAFAAIEAHLRAHAPWGAELTISEVDKGEAFLVDTSGWAVREAKQAMADAWGVDPVDTGIGGSIPFISDLVREFPAAEILVTGVEDPDSRAHSPNESLHLGVFKRAVLSEALFLARLNARE; this is encoded by the coding sequence ATGAGCGACACGACGAAGACGCCCCCGAACACTCACAGCCAGGCCCCACAGGATCAGGCACAGATCGAAGCGGCGGTGCGCGAGAGCGTCGAGCTCGATCTGCCCCGCACGATCGCAGAGCTCTCCGCGCTCGTGCGCATTCCATCGGTGGCCTGGTCGGCCTTCGACCCCGCCCACGTCGCCGCCAGCGCCGAGGCCGTCGCCGAGCTCGTGCGTGAACTCGGCGTCTTCGACACGGTGGAGATCAAGCGTGCCGCCATCGAGGGCGAGGCCGGCGATTCGGATGCCGGTGAGCTCGGCCAGCCGGCTGTGCTCGCCACCCGCGCTGCCCGCAACGGCCGCCCGACCGTTCTGCTCTACGCCCACCACGATGTGCAGCCTCCTGGCGATGACGCCGACTGGGACTCCGAGCCCTACCAGCCTGTCGTGCGCGGCGACCGCCTCTACGGCCGCGGTGCAGCAGACGACAAGGCGGGGATCATGGCGCACGTGGCATCCGTCCGCTCGCTGATCGAGGCCGTCGGCCCCGACTTCGACCTCGGGATCGCCCTGTTCATCGAGGGGGAGGAGGAGTTCGGCTCCCGCTCCTTCGCCAACTTCCTCCGCGACAACCGCGACGCACTGGCCGCCGATGCGATCGTCGTCGCCGACTCGAGCAACTGGGACATCACCACCCCGGCGCTCACCGTCGCCCTCCGCGGCAACGTCACGTTCAAGCTCACCGTGCGCACCCTCGAGCACGCCTCGCACTCCGGCATGTTCGGGGGAGCGGTGCCGGATGCCATGCTCGCCACGATCCGACTGCTTGCGACACTGCACGACGCAGACGGCTCCGTCGCGGTCGACGGCCTCCGCAGCCACGAGACCGTGACGCCGGAGTACTCGGAGGAGCAGCTCCGCGCCGAGACCGGCCTGCTGCCTGGCGTCTCGCCGATCGGCCGCGGCACGATCCTCAGCCGCATCTGGGCGCAGCCAACCGTGACGGTGACCGGCATCGACGCGCCGAGCGTCGCGAACGCGTCCAACACGCTCTCACCGGTTGTGAGCGTGCGGGTCAGCTCCCGCGTCGCACCCGGGCAGCCGGCATCCGAGGCATTCGCCGCCATCGAGGCGCACCTGCGCGCGCACGCGCCGTGGGGTGCTGAGCTCACGATCAGCGAGGTGGACAAGGGCGAGGCGTTCCTCGTCGACACGAGCGGCTGGGCCGTGCGCGAGGCCAAGCAGGCCATGGCGGACGCCTGGGGAGTCGACCCGGTCGACACCGGCATCGGCGGGTCGATCCCGTTCATCTCCGACCTCGTGCGCGAGTTCCCGGCGGCCGAGATCCTCGTCACGGGCGTCGAAGACCCCGACTCCCGCGCGCACAGCCCGAACGAGTCGCTGCACCTCGGCGTCTTCAAGCGGGCGGTGCTCAGCGAGGCCCTGTTCCTCGCGCGGCTGAACGCCCGGGAATGA
- a CDS encoding cytochrome c oxidase subunit 4 — protein MRVNSVLFWILTVFFVIVAAIYGFWTVIETGHLEWVGTIAIALSGILSGFIAFYLDRVFAAQGGDLPEDRLDANIDDGDAELGFFSPWSWWPIMLGGSLALFMLGLAVGFWISFIAVGILAISIVGWVYEYYRGLFAR, from the coding sequence ATGCGCGTCAATTCCGTACTGTTCTGGATCCTGACCGTCTTCTTCGTGATCGTCGCAGCGATCTACGGCTTCTGGACCGTCATCGAGACCGGTCACCTCGAGTGGGTCGGCACGATCGCCATCGCCCTCTCGGGTATCCTCTCCGGTTTCATCGCCTTCTACCTTGACCGCGTCTTCGCGGCCCAGGGTGGAGACCTCCCCGAGGACCGCCTCGACGCCAACATCGACGATGGAGACGCCGAGCTCGGCTTCTTCAGCCCGTGGAGCTGGTGGCCGATCATGCTGGGTGGCTCACTCGCGCTGTTCATGCTCGGCCTGGCCGTCGGCTTCTGGATCTCCTTCATCGCCGTTGGCATCCTCGCCATCAGCATCGTCGGATGGGTCTACGAGTACTACCGCGGTCTGTTCGCACGCTAA